In bacterium, the following are encoded in one genomic region:
- a CDS encoding TetR/AcrR family transcriptional regulator — protein sequence MKSTREKILDTAERCFARQGIASASVRSIVDQARVNLGAITYHFGSKDNLVMEIFQRRMLPMTKERLDMLRRAREACGDAPIPLRRVIEAIVIPQYRLTSRFPQFIAFLVHMKNYPNAKFMKLINDDFNNLYEEIHHALRNALPPMSDTEFFLKLHFVIHMMDIIPKNDYQLRRLLPGQLSGEEITDVLMAFLEGGLTNRALHTLSNET from the coding sequence ATGAAAAGCACGAGGGAAAAGATTCTTGATACCGCTGAGCGTTGTTTTGCCCGGCAGGGAATTGCCTCTGCATCCGTGCGCAGCATCGTCGATCAGGCAAGGGTCAACCTCGGTGCAATCACCTATCATTTCGGGTCAAAAGACAATCTGGTGATGGAAATCTTCCAGCGGCGCATGCTTCCCATGACGAAAGAGCGACTCGATATGCTTCGCCGGGCCCGGGAGGCGTGCGGAGATGCTCCCATCCCGCTCCGCAGAGTGATCGAAGCGATCGTCATTCCTCAGTACCGGCTCACCAGCCGCTTTCCGCAGTTCATCGCATTCCTCGTGCACATGAAGAATTATCCGAATGCGAAGTTCATGAAGCTGATCAACGACGATTTCAACAACCTGTACGAAGAGATCCATCACGCCCTGCGCAACGCTCTTCCTCCGATGTCCGACACAGAGTTTTTTCTGAAGCTGCACTTTGTCATTCATATGATGGACATCATTCCCAAAAACGATTATCAGCTCAGGCGGCTCCTCCCCGGCCAGCTGAGCGGTGAGGAGATCACTGACGTCCTCATGGCCTTCCTCGAAGGGGGACTCACGAATCGCGCACTACATACACTCTCCAACGAAACGTAA
- a CDS encoding nitroreductase family protein yields MNILDHIKSRRTIRNFKSDPIPQPVLDEIFEAAMWAPSPANSQPWDFYVVGPEARGKILPLLQAKAKEFYADPNLPEPKRRALEALSEDFGGAPYMVAVVSRVGHEPMEQIEYPLSAAAAVQNLCLAASAHDVGSIWLSVGAAPPVRQFLGIEEGASMVALLALGYPEVIPPALPRDDYRTHMKQVP; encoded by the coding sequence ATGAATATTCTCGATCACATCAAGTCGCGCAGAACAATTCGGAATTTCAAATCCGACCCCATCCCTCAGCCGGTTCTGGATGAAATCTTCGAAGCTGCCATGTGGGCGCCGTCGCCGGCAAATTCACAGCCGTGGGATTTTTACGTGGTCGGACCGGAGGCGAGAGGGAAAATCCTTCCCCTGCTTCAGGCGAAGGCGAAAGAGTTCTACGCCGATCCCAATCTTCCCGAACCGAAGCGCAGGGCACTGGAAGCGCTGTCGGAGGATTTTGGCGGTGCGCCGTACATGGTGGCTGTGGTCAGTCGGGTTGGACACGAACCCATGGAGCAGATTGAGTACCCTCTCAGCGCTGCGGCAGCCGTGCAGAACCTCTGCCTCGCGGCGTCGGCGCATGACGTCGGATCGATCTGGCTCTCCGTGGGTGCCGCACCACCGGTGAGGCAATTCCTCGGCATCGAAGAAGGCGCATCGATGGTTGCCCTCCTCGCACTCGGCTATCCGGAAGTGATCCCGCCCGCATTGCCGCGCGACGACTACCGCACCCACATGAAACAGGTACCCTGA
- a CDS encoding DUF169 domain-containing protein yields MSHRLTEALGLKYTPLAILLTDTRPEKAAQFKEGSWGCVASMLQAASEGKTVVFDRKTSGCPSGGTGLGFGNCYTGFPIDRLLSTGGKADLGNGQVFDMGEGERFFDSPEAAARWADALPYRDVPTEYIVCKPLDQVAEDEEVSLIMMFVNPDQLSAMVTLAGFHRGTIDATVAPWGAACQSVMFAHAESERDTPRGVIGFFDISQRSKIGMEMLSYTVPYAMYREMEASVDDSFLRTHIWEKLRERW; encoded by the coding sequence ATGTCTCACCGTCTCACCGAAGCCCTGGGATTGAAGTACACCCCCCTGGCGATCCTGTTGACCGACACCAGACCGGAAAAGGCCGCCCAGTTCAAGGAAGGCAGCTGGGGTTGCGTGGCTTCCATGCTGCAGGCCGCCAGTGAAGGCAAGACCGTCGTCTTCGACCGTAAAACCAGCGGTTGTCCCAGTGGGGGGACCGGACTCGGTTTCGGAAACTGCTATACCGGTTTCCCGATCGACCGGCTGCTCTCAACCGGTGGAAAAGCCGACCTTGGTAACGGACAGGTTTTTGACATGGGTGAGGGAGAGCGTTTTTTCGACAGTCCCGAAGCAGCTGCCCGGTGGGCGGACGCTCTCCCCTATCGCGACGTCCCCACCGAATACATCGTCTGCAAACCGCTCGATCAGGTCGCAGAGGATGAAGAGGTTTCGCTCATCATGATGTTCGTCAATCCCGACCAGCTCTCGGCGATGGTAACCCTTGCCGGCTTTCACCGGGGCACCATCGATGCGACAGTGGCACCCTGGGGCGCGGCATGCCAGTCCGTCATGTTCGCGCATGCGGAATCCGAACGCGATACGCCACGCGGCGTGATCGGTTTTTTCGACATCTCACAACGCAGCAAAATCGGCATGGAGATGCTCTCCTACACAGTCCCGTACGCCATGTACCGCGAGATGGAAGCCAGCGTTGACGACAGCTTCCTGCGCACGCACATCTGGGAGAAACTGCGCGAACGCTGGTAG
- a CDS encoding PAS domain S-box protein, producing MLARGGNNQSELEQLAARTVRDTEERFRVVFESTNDAIFLLTEGGFFDCNPKAREMFGIPSHEEITRIHPADISPVTQPDGRPSMEAALAHITRALAEGKDSFEWVHRRRNGEDFPADVLLSSFEFGGRRVLQATVRDITAQKAAEDALRQKTDELDRFFNLALDLLCIADTDGYFRHLNKTWETTLGYSLDELEGRLFLDFIHPDDLQPTLEAIAKLSDQVPVIGFTNRYRCKDGSYRWIEWRSAPSGKQIYAAARDITPHIEAAEKLREMNETLDHRVYERTLELQESKARLRQLNTELEQRVQERTASLEAANRELEAFSYSVSHDLRAPLRHISGFVELLQKNAQNWLDEKSKRWLRLVTESTREMGKLIDDLLVFSRMGRTELLHTDCDLYGITAEIIHGFEQVCIDRHVEWMLPDLPTVRGDPSMLRLVMVNLLGNALKYSRTRDPARIEISCTETEEEWIISIQDNGVGFDMRYVDKLFGVFQRLHSSKEYEGTGIGLANVQRIITRHRGRVWAEGAVDEGATFHFTLPRKQ from the coding sequence ATGTTGGCCCGAGGCGGAAACAATCAGTCAGAGCTGGAACAGCTCGCAGCACGGACAGTACGGGATACCGAGGAACGGTTCCGGGTGGTGTTCGAATCTACCAACGATGCGATATTCCTCCTTACCGAAGGAGGCTTCTTCGACTGCAATCCGAAGGCGCGTGAAATGTTCGGCATCCCGTCGCATGAAGAAATCACGCGCATACATCCTGCGGACATCTCACCCGTCACGCAGCCGGATGGACGTCCATCAATGGAAGCTGCCCTCGCTCATATCACACGCGCACTCGCTGAAGGGAAAGATAGTTTTGAATGGGTGCACCGGAGAAGAAACGGTGAGGACTTCCCCGCCGATGTCCTCCTTTCGTCATTTGAATTCGGGGGACGGCGGGTACTACAGGCGACCGTCCGCGACATCACCGCCCAGAAGGCGGCCGAGGATGCGCTTCGGCAGAAAACCGATGAGCTCGATCGTTTCTTCAACCTCGCACTCGATCTTCTGTGCATTGCTGATACGGATGGCTATTTCCGCCACCTGAATAAAACATGGGAAACAACACTGGGATATTCCCTTGATGAACTGGAGGGAAGGCTGTTTCTCGACTTCATTCATCCCGACGATCTACAGCCTACACTCGAGGCAATCGCCAAACTTTCAGACCAGGTGCCCGTCATCGGTTTCACTAATCGCTATCGATGCAAGGATGGCAGCTACCGGTGGATAGAATGGCGCTCGGCACCGTCGGGCAAACAGATCTATGCGGCCGCTCGCGACATCACTCCCCATATCGAGGCCGCTGAGAAACTGCGAGAGATGAATGAAACGCTGGACCATCGAGTGTATGAACGTACGCTGGAACTGCAGGAGAGCAAGGCGCGGCTCCGTCAGCTGAATACTGAGCTCGAGCAGCGTGTGCAGGAACGCACCGCTTCCCTTGAGGCGGCGAATCGCGAACTGGAGGCGTTCAGCTATTCGGTTTCGCATGACCTGCGCGCACCGTTGCGTCATATCAGCGGATTTGTAGAGCTGCTTCAGAAGAACGCACAGAACTGGCTCGATGAAAAAAGTAAGCGCTGGCTGCGGCTGGTCACAGAATCCACCAGGGAAATGGGCAAGCTGATCGACGACCTCCTTGTTTTTTCCCGTATGGGAAGGACGGAGCTTCTCCATACAGATTGCGACCTCTATGGCATCACGGCGGAGATCATTCACGGTTTCGAGCAGGTCTGCATTGATCGCCATGTCGAATGGATGCTTCCCGACCTGCCGACGGTGCGCGGCGATCCGTCCATGCTTCGTCTCGTCATGGTCAACCTGCTCGGGAACGCCCTGAAATACTCGCGAACCCGCGATCCGGCCCGCATAGAAATCTCATGTACTGAGACAGAAGAGGAATGGATCATCTCGATACAAGACAATGGCGTGGGTTTTGACATGCGCTATGTCGATAAGCTCTTCGGCGTGTTCCAGCGGCTGCATTCAAGCAAGGAATATGAAGGAACAGGAATCGGTCTCGCCAATGTGCAGCGCATCATCACGCGGCATCGGGGGCGCGTTTGGGCCGAGGGTGCCGTGGACGAAGGCGCTACATTCCATTTCACCCTCCCACGAAAGCAATGA
- a CDS encoding response regulator — protein MKPFFRRILLAEDSARDVELTIEALGQHHLANEVFVVEDGAEALDYLHCRGKYEGRVNRPPAVVLLDIKMPRMNGIEVLREIRASEKFHALPVVMLTSSREERDIVESYDLGINAYVVKPVDFQEFIEAVKTLGLFWAVVNEPRPPGGGYV, from the coding sequence ATGAAACCTTTCTTTAGACGCATTCTTCTCGCCGAAGACAGCGCACGCGACGTGGAACTGACAATCGAAGCACTCGGCCAGCATCATCTCGCAAACGAAGTCTTCGTTGTCGAGGATGGTGCGGAAGCGCTCGACTATCTGCATTGTCGAGGGAAATACGAGGGACGCGTCAACCGTCCCCCCGCAGTCGTGCTGCTCGACATCAAGATGCCCCGAATGAATGGCATCGAGGTACTGCGCGAAATCCGCGCCAGTGAGAAATTCCACGCGCTGCCCGTCGTCATGCTGACATCGTCACGGGAAGAACGTGATATCGTTGAAAGCTATGATCTCGGAATAAACGCCTACGTCGTCAAACCCGTCGATTTCCAGGAGTTCATCGAAGCCGTCAAGACGCTGGGTCTGTTCTGGGCGGTCGTGAACGAGCCCCGGCCGCCCGGAGGAGGATATGTCTGA
- a CDS encoding PAS domain-containing protein, translating into MKPPLRILYLEDNPRDVELVKACLDAENIDCSIVDVDDRPGFLEHLIVNPPDVIFSDYTLPSYSGLAALDDAVGFAPDIPFIFLSGTIGEENAIESLKRGATDYVIKHNLQRLPPVLRRAIAEKAEQRRRRNAEELIRQKEQRFSAFMNNLPGVAFIKDKDRRYVYLNDAAENYICHDPLDCLGKRDEEILPDELAMRMRDSDEEVLKEKHIVHIVEEITVTSSPHRWFTTKFPILDKYGTANWLGGVGIDISSSEFHALGLQ; encoded by the coding sequence ATGAAACCGCCACTTCGCATACTCTATCTCGAAGACAACCCACGTGACGTCGAGCTCGTCAAAGCATGTCTGGATGCCGAGAATATCGACTGCAGTATTGTCGATGTGGATGATCGGCCCGGCTTCCTGGAACACCTGATCGTGAATCCACCGGATGTCATTTTCAGTGACTATACTCTCCCCTCGTACAGTGGACTCGCAGCGCTCGACGATGCCGTGGGTTTCGCCCCAGACATCCCTTTCATTTTTCTCTCCGGTACGATTGGTGAGGAAAACGCTATTGAGTCCTTGAAACGGGGAGCAACCGACTATGTGATCAAGCACAATCTCCAGCGACTGCCTCCCGTGCTCCGCAGGGCGATCGCGGAAAAAGCAGAACAGCGACGCCGCCGGAATGCAGAGGAACTTATCCGTCAGAAAGAGCAGCGCTTCTCGGCATTCATGAACAATCTCCCGGGCGTTGCTTTTATCAAGGATAAGGACCGTCGCTATGTCTATCTGAATGACGCCGCGGAGAATTACATCTGTCACGATCCTCTCGACTGCCTGGGCAAGCGTGACGAAGAAATACTGCCGGACGAACTCGCCATGCGCATGCGCGATAGCGATGAAGAAGTACTGAAAGAAAAGCACATTGTGCACATTGTCGAGGAAATCACGGTGACATCATCTCCCCATCGCTGGTTCACCACCAAGTTCCCCATCCTCGACAAGTACGGAACAGCCAACTGGCTCGGCGGCGTCGGTATCGACATCTCCTCCAGCGAATTTCACGCACTCGGTCTTCAGTAA
- a CDS encoding AraC family transcriptional regulator yields MEQLLQEFRSDVARLTEGRKHPATAIKGMSLYRLNEPIQAVIGMHEPSVCVVAQGGKRVMLGKEVFSYDPYRYLLTSVHLPTVVQVQDASEQKPYLGITLTLDVREISQMLVDGNLPAPRTRQSSRGMTTGEMTPALVDAFRRLVTLLDDEESIPILAPTIQKEILYRLLVGEQGERLRQIAATGSQSQQIALAIEWLKENYTAPLRIEDLADRSGMSPSTFHHHFRSMTASSPLQYQKRLRLQEARRLMLIERIDAASAAFQVGYESPSQFSREYSRLFGAPPVKDISAMRQAGHAS; encoded by the coding sequence ATGGAACAGTTACTGCAGGAATTCAGAAGTGATGTAGCGCGATTGACCGAGGGGCGAAAGCATCCGGCGACTGCGATCAAAGGAATGTCTCTCTATCGTCTCAACGAACCGATACAGGCTGTGATCGGCATGCATGAGCCCAGTGTCTGTGTTGTGGCGCAGGGCGGGAAACGGGTCATGCTCGGCAAGGAAGTTTTTTCCTACGATCCGTATCGTTACCTGTTGACCTCGGTGCATCTGCCCACGGTGGTGCAGGTGCAGGACGCAAGTGAGCAGAAGCCCTATCTCGGGATCACCCTGACACTCGATGTACGGGAAATTTCACAGATGCTCGTTGACGGCAACCTCCCGGCGCCCCGTACCCGGCAGTCCAGCCGTGGAATGACGACAGGAGAGATGACGCCAGCGCTGGTTGACGCGTTCAGGCGACTTGTCACGCTCCTCGACGATGAAGAGTCCATCCCCATCCTTGCACCGACCATACAGAAAGAAATCCTCTATCGTCTGCTCGTTGGCGAACAGGGCGAAAGGCTGCGTCAAATTGCTGCGACCGGCAGCCAGAGCCAACAGATCGCACTGGCTATTGAATGGTTGAAGGAAAACTACACAGCGCCACTGCGCATCGAGGACCTTGCCGATCGCAGTGGAATGAGTCCATCGACCTTCCACCATCACTTCCGATCGATGACCGCATCGAGTCCGCTGCAGTACCAGAAACGTTTGCGCCTGCAGGAAGCGCGTCGCCTGATGCTCATCGAACGCATCGATGCCGCCAGTGCCGCATTCCAGGTCGGCTATGAGAGTCCCTCGCAGTTCAGCCGCGAATACAGCCGACTCTTCGGTGCTCCCCCCGTCAAAGACATTTCCGCGATGCGCCAGGCGGGACACGCCAGCTGA
- a CDS encoding aldo/keto reductase, which translates to MEERKLGSQGLMVSAMGYGCMGLSWGYGPAVDTSDGIAILRKAVDEGVTLFDTAEIYGPFDNEELVGKALAPVRDEVVIATKFGFNIDEERKNHGMNSRPEHIRKAVEGSLKRLRTDVIDLYYQHRVDPDVPIEDVAGAVGDLIREGKVKYFGLSEAGADTIRRAHAVQPVTALQSEYSLWVREPQEVIIPLLEELGIGFVTYSPLGRGFLTGAIDENTDFDATDFRNTVPRFNNEARKANLALVDVIGDIAGKKNATQAQIALAWLMSQKPWIVPIPGTTKPHRLEENLGALSVELTDQDLQDIAAAVSAIEIVGTRYPERAMKTLGR; encoded by the coding sequence ATGGAAGAACGGAAATTAGGCAGTCAGGGGCTCATGGTATCAGCCATGGGCTATGGATGTATGGGCCTGAGCTGGGGCTATGGTCCCGCAGTGGACACCAGCGACGGCATCGCAATCCTCCGAAAGGCGGTGGATGAGGGTGTCACCCTGTTCGACACCGCGGAAATCTATGGACCCTTCGACAACGAGGAACTGGTCGGTAAAGCGCTCGCCCCGGTTCGTGACGAGGTTGTTATCGCGACGAAATTCGGTTTCAATATTGACGAAGAGCGAAAGAACCACGGGATGAACAGTCGTCCCGAACACATCCGTAAAGCCGTGGAAGGATCCCTCAAACGTCTCAGAACCGATGTCATCGATCTGTATTATCAGCACCGCGTCGATCCGGACGTTCCCATCGAAGATGTCGCCGGTGCAGTCGGTGATCTCATTCGGGAAGGGAAGGTAAAGTACTTCGGTCTGTCCGAAGCCGGCGCCGATACCATTCGTCGCGCACATGCAGTACAGCCTGTGACTGCCCTGCAGAGTGAGTATTCTCTCTGGGTACGTGAGCCCCAGGAAGTGATCATCCCGCTGCTCGAAGAACTGGGCATTGGTTTCGTGACCTACAGTCCTCTCGGCAGGGGATTTCTCACCGGCGCTATCGATGAGAACACTGATTTTGATGCGACGGACTTCCGTAACACGGTCCCGCGCTTCAACAACGAGGCACGCAAAGCGAATCTGGCACTTGTCGATGTGATTGGCGACATCGCAGGAAAGAAGAATGCGACACAGGCACAGATTGCCCTGGCCTGGCTCATGTCGCAGAAACCCTGGATCGTTCCCATACCGGGGACCACGAAGCCGCATCGTCTCGAGGAGAATCTTGGCGCGCTGTCGGTTGAGTTGACAGACCAGGATCTGCAGGACATCGCAGCTGCGGTATCCGCGATCGAGATCGTGGGCACGCGCTACCCTGAACGGGCCATGAAGACACTTGGCCGGTAG
- a CDS encoding iron-containing alcohol dehydrogenase, with translation MQFKFQNPTKIIFGAGKLAELGSETANHGKKALLVTGGGSVKKNGTFDRAIESLRTAGVEAVECAGVEPNPRLTTVLRGAQTAKDENCDVVIALGGGSTMDAAKAMAAMVFYEGEPWNMFFTAEGTFIPPKKALPIITVPTLAATGSEMNSGAVVTNEETKEKSFVNVPILFPKAAIVDPELTVSVPKDQTAYGVCDLITHVTEGYFNGVDGTPIQDRFAEGVIQTAMEWGPKAVENGDDLEARAQVQWASVVALNGWVQIGTNAGYPVHMIEHTLSAHHDVAHAAGLAVVNPSWMRFAAKQRPERFAQFAENVMGVKSNGGGAEETALKGIDRFEEFLRSIGCPTHLSELGIDDELLDRYAEDTLRIINDGNGKLPGRPSMSKEEIVGILREAL, from the coding sequence ATGCAATTCAAATTTCAGAATCCTACGAAAATCATCTTTGGCGCGGGGAAGCTGGCGGAACTGGGCAGCGAAACCGCGAACCATGGCAAGAAAGCACTGCTGGTAACTGGCGGCGGCAGCGTAAAGAAAAACGGAACCTTTGATCGCGCGATCGAGAGTTTGAGAACGGCTGGCGTCGAGGCTGTGGAATGTGCGGGCGTCGAACCCAATCCCCGTCTGACGACCGTGCTTCGTGGCGCGCAGACTGCGAAGGACGAAAACTGTGACGTCGTCATTGCGCTCGGCGGCGGCAGCACGATGGACGCCGCGAAGGCCATGGCAGCGATGGTGTTTTACGAGGGCGAGCCGTGGAATATGTTTTTCACTGCTGAAGGGACTTTCATTCCGCCCAAGAAGGCATTGCCTATCATCACCGTGCCGACTCTCGCGGCCACGGGTTCGGAGATGAACAGCGGTGCTGTCGTGACGAATGAAGAGACAAAGGAAAAATCCTTCGTCAACGTCCCAATCCTTTTCCCGAAGGCGGCGATTGTCGATCCGGAGCTCACGGTGAGCGTGCCGAAGGATCAGACCGCGTACGGTGTATGTGATCTCATCACGCATGTGACGGAAGGATACTTCAATGGTGTGGACGGTACGCCGATACAGGACCGCTTCGCAGAGGGTGTGATTCAGACCGCGATGGAGTGGGGACCGAAAGCGGTCGAGAACGGTGACGATCTGGAAGCCCGGGCACAGGTGCAGTGGGCATCAGTCGTGGCGTTGAACGGCTGGGTGCAGATAGGGACAAATGCCGGCTATCCGGTACACATGATCGAGCATACGCTTTCCGCGCACCATGATGTCGCGCATGCGGCGGGACTCGCGGTTGTCAATCCTTCATGGATGCGCTTTGCCGCGAAGCAGCGTCCCGAACGTTTCGCGCAGTTCGCAGAGAATGTCATGGGTGTGAAATCCAACGGCGGTGGTGCGGAAGAGACCGCTCTGAAAGGCATCGACCGCTTCGAAGAATTCCTGCGCTCCATCGGATGTCCGACCCATCTCTCGGAACTCGGCATCGATGACGAATTGCTCGATCGCTACGCGGAAGACACGCTGCGCATCATCAATGACGGCAATGGGAAGCTTCCGGGTCGTCCCTCAATGAGTAAAGAAGAAATCGTCGGGATTCTGCGAGAAGCGCTGTAA
- a CDS encoding MATE family efflux transporter — protein MRKERNLTEGDIKKQLVSLTWPMLLGMMGIVIFNLVDTYFVGQLGVHELAAMSFTFPVVMVLNSLSLGIGIGTSSLISRHIMKTEREEVKRMGSHALLLGFIVVTLVVVVGMLTIRPIFSAMGAKGDVLGFVEDYMSIWYLGVPFVLFPMIGNNILRATGDTFTPGMIMLASGIVNAILDPLFIFGYASFPEMGIRGAAVATVIARSVSFSIIAWVLIKKVPLVSRHFGGMQQLLSTWRSIAHIAGPATLTMLIVPVSVGVITKILAGFGKEAVAAFGVATRVEMFALMVVMALGSVLVIYAGQNLSKHKYRRIIDAVKYAGRFSMLWGGVVFVLLFFFGEFVAALFTDDVAVVAIAYKYFHIVALSYGFQGLVVMSTSTFNGLNRPYPSAAFSILRMVVLYLPLAWIGSHIFAITGVFWAAFIANVVAGTASFFYLQKTVRTLEGEWEM, from the coding sequence ATGCGAAAAGAACGCAACCTCACCGAAGGTGACATAAAGAAACAGCTGGTATCCCTTACCTGGCCCATGCTGCTGGGGATGATGGGGATTGTCATATTCAATCTCGTTGATACGTACTTCGTCGGGCAGCTTGGGGTACATGAACTCGCCGCGATGAGTTTCACTTTTCCCGTGGTCATGGTGCTCAACAGCCTGTCCCTTGGTATCGGTATCGGTACGAGCTCGCTCATTTCACGCCACATCATGAAAACCGAACGGGAGGAAGTCAAGCGCATGGGCAGTCATGCGCTGCTGCTTGGTTTCATTGTTGTCACGCTTGTGGTCGTCGTGGGCATGCTCACCATTCGTCCCATCTTCAGTGCTATGGGAGCGAAGGGGGATGTACTCGGTTTCGTCGAAGACTACATGAGCATCTGGTATCTCGGTGTACCCTTCGTTCTGTTTCCCATGATCGGCAATAATATCCTGCGTGCCACCGGCGACACCTTCACGCCGGGAATGATCATGCTCGCCAGCGGTATTGTGAACGCCATCCTCGATCCGTTGTTCATATTCGGGTATGCCTCGTTTCCGGAAATGGGCATTCGTGGTGCGGCCGTCGCGACCGTCATCGCACGCAGCGTGAGCTTTTCTATCATCGCCTGGGTACTGATCAAGAAAGTGCCTCTTGTTTCCCGTCACTTCGGGGGAATGCAGCAGCTGTTGTCCACCTGGCGCAGCATCGCGCACATCGCCGGTCCCGCCACCCTCACCATGCTGATCGTCCCTGTCTCCGTTGGCGTGATCACGAAAATCCTCGCAGGTTTCGGCAAGGAAGCCGTTGCCGCCTTCGGCGTCGCGACGCGCGTCGAGATGTTCGCTCTCATGGTCGTCATGGCCCTGGGCTCGGTGCTGGTGATCTACGCAGGACAGAATCTCAGCAAGCACAAGTACCGACGCATCATCGACGCGGTAAAATATGCGGGGCGTTTTTCCATGCTGTGGGGCGGAGTAGTGTTCGTTCTCCTCTTCTTCTTTGGGGAATTCGTCGCCGCACTGTTCACCGATGATGTGGCCGTAGTGGCCATCGCGTACAAGTACTTTCACATCGTGGCGCTCAGCTACGGCTTTCAGGGACTGGTGGTCATGAGTACCTCGACGTTCAACGGTCTGAACCGCCCTTACCCCTCCGCCGCCTTTTCCATCCTGCGCATGGTCGTACTCTACCTTCCGCTGGCCTGGATCGGCTCACACATTTTCGCCATCACGGGGGTGTTCTGGGCAGCGTTCATTGCGAACGTCGTCGCAGGGACGGCCTCGTTCTTTTACCTACAGAAAACGGTCCGCACGCTGGAAGGGGAGTGGGAAATGTGA
- a CDS encoding DUF4180 domain-containing protein yields the protein MELTILQLGENRVAEIRGDEVVLSTVQDALDLMGNADYQGARSLILHEKQLDPAFFDLKTRLAGEILQKYVNYRFRLAIVGDFDKYSSSALRAFILECYRGEHISFVKGREEAVEKLT from the coding sequence ATGGAGTTGACCATACTTCAACTTGGTGAGAACCGCGTTGCTGAGATCAGAGGTGACGAGGTTGTCCTCTCCACTGTACAGGATGCACTCGACCTCATGGGGAATGCCGATTATCAGGGTGCCCGCAGTCTCATCCTCCATGAGAAGCAGTTGGATCCGGCGTTCTTTGATCTGAAGACCCGCTTGGCAGGCGAAATACTGCAGAAGTATGTCAACTACCGTTTCCGGCTTGCGATTGTCGGGGACTTCGACAAGTACAGCAGCAGTGCGTTGCGCGCTTTCATTCTCGAATGCTATCGCGGGGAGCATATCTCATTTGTTAAAGGCAGAGAGGAGGCGGTGGAAAAGCTGACATGA
- a CDS encoding DUF2164 domain-containing protein, whose translation MPVELTSEQKADVLDSLQRYFDENLDGEINELQSTLLLDYILTEIAPFAYNRGVEDARAYIASMAEDLPGVCFQDTLTYWEHNEGSARRVRRKPD comes from the coding sequence ATGCCTGTTGAACTGACCTCCGAACAGAAAGCCGACGTGCTTGACTCGCTGCAGCGCTACTTCGACGAAAATCTCGACGGAGAAATCAACGAGCTGCAGTCCACCCTCCTTCTCGATTACATCCTTACCGAGATCGCGCCCTTCGCCTACAACCGTGGCGTCGAGGATGCGCGGGCCTACATCGCATCCATGGCCGAAGACCTTCCCGGTGTGTGTTTCCAGGATACATTGACGTACTGGGAGCACAACGAGGGCTCCGCGCGCAGGGTGCGCCGCAAACCGGACTGA